From one Luteipulveratus mongoliensis genomic stretch:
- the ruvA gene encoding Holliday junction branch migration protein RuvA produces the protein MIASLRGAVASVGLDHVVLEVGGVGMLVHTTPATAASLRHGQDAQLSTSLVVREDSLTLFGFADVAERDLFEQVQTVSGVGPRLALAMLAVHPPETLRIAISGGDIVALTKIPGIGKKGAERIVLELRDKVGAVAGGSAAAVPAVPGSPARGQVAEALVGLGWSAKQADDAVEKVLAAEPESRDVASLLRLALRELGR, from the coding sequence ATGATCGCGAGTCTGCGCGGAGCCGTCGCCTCGGTCGGGCTCGACCACGTCGTGCTCGAAGTGGGGGGAGTCGGGATGCTCGTCCACACGACACCAGCGACCGCCGCGTCACTGCGTCACGGGCAGGACGCGCAGCTGTCGACCTCGCTCGTCGTCCGCGAGGACTCCCTCACCTTGTTCGGGTTCGCGGACGTCGCCGAGCGGGATCTGTTCGAGCAGGTGCAGACCGTCAGCGGTGTCGGTCCACGGCTTGCGCTGGCGATGCTGGCGGTGCACCCGCCCGAGACGCTGCGCATCGCCATCTCCGGCGGAGACATCGTCGCGCTGACCAAGATCCCGGGCATCGGCAAGAAGGGCGCGGAGCGCATCGTCCTGGAGCTGCGGGACAAGGTCGGCGCGGTTGCGGGTGGGTCCGCGGCCGCCGTACCCGCTGTGCCGGGATCACCCGCGCGTGGCCAGGTTGCCGAGGCGCTCGTCGGGCTCGGCTGGTCGGCCAAGCAGGCTGACGACGCGGTCGAGAAGGTGCTGGCCGCCGAGCCCGAGTCGCGCGACGTCGCGAGCCTGCTGCGCCTCGCTCTGCGGGAACTCGGCCGATGA
- the ruvC gene encoding crossover junction endodeoxyribonuclease RuvC, with the protein MRVLGVDPGLTRCGVGVVEGGIGQPLRLIAVGVIRTPVDDEPAQRLFALQTELEQWVDAHQPDAVAVERVFAKANIKGIMGTAQASAVPMLAAARRGLPLAMHTPSEIKAAVTGNGRADKAQVTSMVTRILRLEVAPRPADAADALALAICHVWRGGAQDRIAQAVAQQKARAGARR; encoded by the coding sequence GTGCGTGTCCTGGGTGTCGATCCTGGTCTGACCCGATGCGGCGTCGGTGTCGTCGAAGGCGGGATCGGCCAGCCGTTGCGGCTGATCGCCGTGGGCGTCATCCGTACGCCGGTGGATGACGAACCGGCTCAGCGCCTGTTCGCGCTGCAGACCGAGCTCGAGCAGTGGGTGGACGCCCACCAGCCCGACGCCGTGGCGGTCGAGCGGGTGTTCGCCAAGGCCAACATCAAGGGGATCATGGGCACTGCTCAGGCCTCCGCCGTGCCGATGCTTGCCGCTGCCCGTCGCGGGCTGCCGCTGGCGATGCACACACCGTCCGAGATCAAGGCCGCCGTCACCGGCAACGGGCGCGCGGACAAGGCCCAGGTCACCAGCATGGTCACGCGCATCCTGCGGCTCGAGGTTGCACCCCGGCCTGCGGACGCGGCCGACGCGCTGGCGTTGGCGATCTGTCACGTCTGGCGTGGGGGAGCGCAGGACCGCATCGCCCAGGCGGTGGCCCAGCAGAAGGCACGCGCTGGAGCGCGTCGATGA
- a CDS encoding preprotein translocase subunit YajC, giving the protein MPSLAAASQGGSSASLLILLLPLLLIGLMFWTQRRRSRQFQQAQSQLNIGDEVSTTSGLLGTLVALEDEIGSLEVAPGVVLRFDRRAIVPATVTSGPTDATTAPEDEAPAEDSTPADDAAADTDTTGKGTSPSQGS; this is encoded by the coding sequence ATGCCGTCCCTGGCAGCCGCCTCTCAGGGTGGAAGCTCTGCGAGCCTGCTGATCCTGCTCCTTCCGCTGCTCCTGATCGGGCTGATGTTCTGGACACAGCGCCGACGCAGCCGTCAGTTCCAGCAGGCGCAGTCCCAGCTCAACATCGGCGACGAGGTCAGCACCACGTCCGGTCTGCTCGGCACGCTGGTCGCGCTGGAGGATGAGATCGGCAGCCTCGAAGTCGCTCCAGGCGTCGTCCTGCGATTCGACCGCCGCGCGATCGTGCCCGCTACCGTGACGTCTGGTCCGACGGACGCGACGACCGCTCCTGAAGACGAGGCACCGGCTGAGGACAGCACTCCTGCTGACGACGCGGCCGCCGACACCGACACCACCGGCAAGGGCACCAGCCCGAGCCAGGGATCCTGA
- the ruvB gene encoding Holliday junction branch migration DNA helicase RuvB: MTDRADDEPAYSEHDDTSYDATARVVDPGGDDEERRIESALRPRRLIDFPGQPRVRDQLGLVLEAAKRRGTPPDHVLLSGPPGLGKTTLAMIVATELEQPIRITSGPAIQHAGDLAAVLSSLAEGEVLFLDEIHRMARPAEEMLYLAMEDFRVDVIVGKGPGATAIPLELPPFTVVGATTRAGLLPAPLRDRFGFTGHLDYYTADDLTTILTRNATLLGVEATPQGISEIAGRSRGTPRIANRLLRRVRDFAQVHGKGVVDHPAAMSALSLFDVDDRGLDRLDRGVLEALCRRFGGGPVGLSTLAVAVGEEADTVETVAEPYLVREGYMLRTPRGRVAAPLAWTHLGLTPPAGGGTSAQPLPFEEGEGRFTP; the protein is encoded by the coding sequence ATGACCGACCGAGCGGACGACGAGCCGGCGTACTCCGAGCACGACGACACGTCGTACGACGCGACGGCGAGGGTCGTCGATCCGGGCGGGGACGACGAGGAGCGCCGCATCGAGTCGGCTCTGCGCCCACGTCGGCTGATCGACTTCCCGGGCCAGCCGCGGGTGCGAGACCAGCTCGGTCTGGTGCTCGAGGCGGCGAAGCGACGAGGCACGCCTCCGGACCACGTGCTCCTGTCGGGACCTCCCGGGCTGGGCAAGACGACGCTCGCGATGATCGTCGCCACCGAGCTCGAGCAGCCGATCCGCATCACCAGCGGCCCGGCGATCCAGCATGCCGGCGACCTGGCTGCGGTGCTGTCCTCGCTGGCCGAGGGCGAGGTCTTGTTCCTGGACGAGATCCACCGGATGGCACGCCCGGCCGAGGAGATGCTCTACCTCGCAATGGAGGACTTCCGGGTCGACGTCATCGTGGGCAAAGGGCCGGGCGCCACTGCGATCCCCTTGGAGCTGCCGCCCTTCACGGTGGTCGGCGCCACCACTCGAGCTGGGCTGCTGCCGGCACCGCTGCGTGACCGCTTCGGGTTCACCGGACATCTCGACTACTACACGGCCGACGACCTGACCACGATCCTCACCCGCAACGCCACGCTGCTCGGCGTCGAGGCCACGCCGCAGGGCATCAGCGAGATCGCCGGGCGCTCCCGAGGCACGCCGCGCATCGCCAACCGGCTGCTGCGCCGCGTCCGCGACTTCGCCCAGGTCCACGGCAAGGGCGTGGTCGATCATCCGGCTGCGATGTCCGCGCTGTCGCTGTTCGATGTGGACGACCGCGGCCTGGACCGTCTCGACCGCGGGGTACTCGAGGCGTTGTGCCGCCGATTCGGCGGTGGTCCGGTCGGGCTGTCCACCCTGGCGGTGGCCGTGGGGGAGGAGGCGGACACCGTCGAGACCGTCGCGGAGCCCTACCTCGTGCGCGAGGGCTACATGCTCCGTACGCCGCGGGGCCGCGTGGCCGCGCCGCTCGCCTGGACGCACCTCGGGCTCACTCCGCCCGCCGGAGGCGGAACCTCTGCGCAACCCTTGCCGTTCGAGGAGGGTGAAGGCCGGTTCACGCCATGA